In the genome of Candidatus Palauibacter polyketidifaciens, one region contains:
- a CDS encoding ribose-phosphate pyrophosphokinase has protein sequence MDTTDFSFHTSPIMLLSGTANPALAQGIADVLGERLCDVTIKRFADGEIFVRIDENVRGRDVFLIQPTNPPAENVLELLILIDAAKRASAARVTAVVPYYGYGRSDRKDQPRVSIAAKLLANLMTAAGADRVLSIDFHQHQIQGFFDIPVDHLYAAPVFRRYYEMKKLDNLVVVATDVSAAKMARGYARRLGGDLAIIDKRRPAPNEAEVSNIVGEVEGKHCIVPDDMIDTAGTMVSAIEVLKERGALDVYVLATHPLFSGPALERLGSADVKEITVTDTVPLAPGVQDALPNLTVLSVASLLAQAIESTHTNSSVSMLFK, from the coding sequence ATGGACACCACGGACTTCTCGTTCCATACGAGTCCGATCATGCTGCTTTCGGGTACGGCGAATCCCGCCCTCGCGCAGGGCATCGCCGACGTGCTCGGAGAGCGGCTGTGCGACGTCACGATCAAGCGGTTCGCCGACGGCGAGATCTTCGTGCGCATCGACGAGAACGTCCGCGGACGCGACGTCTTCCTCATCCAGCCCACGAACCCGCCCGCGGAGAACGTGCTCGAACTCCTCATCCTCATCGACGCGGCGAAGCGCGCCTCGGCGGCGAGGGTCACGGCCGTCGTCCCGTACTACGGGTACGGCCGCTCCGACCGGAAGGATCAGCCGCGCGTGTCGATCGCGGCGAAGCTGCTCGCGAACCTGATGACGGCCGCGGGGGCGGACCGGGTTCTCTCGATCGACTTCCACCAGCACCAGATCCAGGGCTTCTTCGACATCCCGGTGGACCACCTGTATGCGGCTCCGGTCTTCCGGCGCTACTACGAGATGAAGAAGCTGGACAACCTGGTCGTCGTCGCGACGGATGTGAGCGCGGCGAAGATGGCGCGCGGCTACGCCCGCCGTCTCGGTGGAGACCTCGCGATCATCGACAAGCGGCGTCCGGCGCCGAACGAGGCGGAGGTCTCGAACATCGTGGGCGAGGTCGAGGGGAAGCACTGCATCGTGCCCGACGACATGATCGACACGGCGGGGACGATGGTGTCGGCCATCGAGGTGCTCAAGGAGCGCGGCGCGCTGGACGTCTACGTCCTCGCCACGCACCCCCTCTTCTCCGGTCCGGCGCTCGAGCGCCTCGGGTCGGCCGATGTGAAGGAGATCACGGTGACGGACACCGTGCCGCTCGCTCCGGGAGTGCAGGACGCGCTCCCCAACCTGACCGTGCTTTCCGTGGCGAGCCTGCTCGCGCAGGCCATCGAGAGCACGCACACGAACAGTTCCGTGAGCATGTTGTTCAAGTAG
- a CDS encoding mechanosensitive ion channel family protein translates to MGLDQTIYGNTLSAWLIAAGIYAVTTLALWLLERYALRAFARFASQTRTSLDDLVADVLGETKFGLILFVGLFAASLVLELDPVVALVIRRAAVIAVVVQGGIWANAAIAFWVRRFVDATAGEDAEAVTMVGALSFVGRLAVWSVALLLILDNLGVEVAALLAGLGIGGIAVALAAQNVLGDLLASLSIILDKPFVIGDFLVIGDFQGSVEHIGLKTTRLRSLGGEQLILGNSDVINTRIRNLGRMADRRGALKIGVTYDTPRELLTQIPGWIEEIVEAQEETRFDRCHLSGFADSAIEFDTIFYMTVPEYDRFMDAKQAVLLALHERFDRHGVEIAYPTQVVYTIPAAPAAR, encoded by the coding sequence ATGGGCCTGGACCAGACGATCTACGGAAACACGCTGTCGGCCTGGCTGATCGCCGCCGGCATCTACGCCGTCACGACCCTCGCGCTGTGGCTGCTCGAACGCTACGCGCTGCGGGCGTTCGCGCGCTTCGCGAGCCAGACCCGGACCTCGCTCGACGATCTCGTCGCGGATGTGCTCGGCGAGACGAAGTTCGGCCTCATCCTTTTCGTCGGGCTATTCGCCGCCTCGCTCGTCCTCGAACTCGATCCGGTCGTCGCGCTCGTGATTCGCCGCGCCGCGGTCATCGCCGTCGTCGTCCAGGGCGGGATCTGGGCGAACGCCGCGATCGCCTTCTGGGTGCGGCGGTTCGTGGATGCCACGGCGGGCGAGGACGCGGAGGCCGTGACCATGGTCGGCGCGCTCTCCTTCGTCGGCCGGCTCGCCGTGTGGTCCGTCGCGCTCCTCCTCATTCTCGACAACCTCGGGGTCGAAGTCGCGGCCCTCCTCGCGGGCCTGGGAATCGGAGGCATCGCCGTCGCCCTCGCGGCGCAGAACGTCCTCGGAGACCTGCTCGCATCGCTCTCCATCATCCTCGACAAACCCTTCGTCATCGGCGACTTCCTCGTCATTGGCGACTTCCAGGGGTCGGTGGAGCACATCGGCCTCAAGACGACCCGGCTGCGGAGTCTGGGGGGCGAGCAACTCATCCTCGGAAACAGCGACGTGATCAACACCCGGATCCGGAACCTCGGGCGCATGGCGGACCGGCGCGGGGCGCTGAAGATCGGCGTGACGTACGACACGCCGCGCGAGCTCCTCACGCAGATCCCCGGCTGGATCGAGGAGATCGTCGAGGCCCAGGAGGAGACCCGCTTCGACCGCTGCCACCTCTCGGGCTTCGCGGACTCCGCGATCGAGTTCGACACCATCTTCTACATGACCGTCCCCGAGTACGACCGCTTCATGGACGCGAAGCAGGCAGTGCTGCTCGCGCTTCACGAGCGGTTCGACCGGCACGGCGTCGAAATCGCCTACCCGACGCAGGTCGTCTACACGATCCCGGCGGCGCCGGCGGCTCGTTGA
- a CDS encoding thioredoxin domain-containing protein — translation MPDTRSRPAGRANRLAQEKSPYLLQHAFNPVDWVPWGEEAFARARAEDRPIFLSIGYATCHWCHVMERESFEDEDVAALLNRDFVSIKVDREERPDIDGVYMTACQLMTGQGGWPLTIVMTPDKQPFFAGTYFPRESMAGRAGMLELLPRLAELWRERREDVEAAGASALAAIREVEVRGLGSGAGALDEEALRRGFGELRARFDPHQGGFSRAPKFPAPHQLLFLLRWSDRTGDRRGVEMVEKTLVSMRRGGVFDHVGYGFHRYSTDARWLVPHFEKMLYDQALLAMAYTELWQMTGDDAHRTVAREIYEYVARDLTDAEGGFYSAEDADSEGREGAFYVWTRDEFDEVLSAALGEDVAGLARRAFRIEARGNFADEASGLRTGENILHAGETPAEIAAALGEDADYVEKRLEEARRVLFEKRTTRERPLLDDKILTDWNGLMIAALARSGLAFGDESLVGAAARAADFVLGRLRDGEGQLLHRYRDGESAISAGAADHACLIWGLIELYGATFDPRWLRAARDLLDPLLERFWDPDRHGVFNVDATQTDVPVRQKELYDGATPSANATTWYVLLRLGRLTGDLELLDRAEALRGALAGPVGGAPSAHTMSLVALDLALGPAQEVVVTGDPGDPGTRRMLAALADRYGPRTAVLFKPAGTPPASGGPVAEALAEIAPFSAPHDLLDGKATAYVCTGFACRRPTTDVAEILEQLAGSPQDN, via the coding sequence CTTCTCCAGCACGCCTTCAATCCCGTGGACTGGGTTCCGTGGGGCGAGGAGGCCTTCGCGCGCGCCCGGGCCGAGGACCGTCCGATCTTCCTCTCCATCGGCTACGCGACCTGCCACTGGTGTCACGTCATGGAGCGCGAGTCCTTCGAGGACGAGGACGTGGCGGCGCTCCTCAACCGCGACTTCGTGTCGATCAAGGTGGACCGGGAGGAACGTCCCGACATCGACGGCGTCTACATGACGGCATGCCAGCTCATGACGGGGCAGGGGGGATGGCCTCTCACGATCGTGATGACGCCGGACAAGCAGCCCTTCTTCGCCGGAACCTATTTCCCGCGCGAGAGCATGGCCGGGCGGGCGGGGATGCTGGAACTGCTGCCCCGGCTCGCGGAGCTGTGGCGGGAGCGGCGTGAGGATGTCGAGGCGGCGGGGGCCTCGGCGCTGGCGGCCATCCGGGAGGTCGAGGTCCGCGGGCTGGGTTCCGGGGCGGGCGCGCTCGACGAAGAGGCGCTCCGCCGCGGTTTCGGCGAGCTGCGGGCCCGGTTCGACCCCCACCAGGGAGGGTTCTCCCGGGCCCCGAAGTTTCCGGCGCCGCACCAGCTCCTCTTCCTCCTGCGCTGGAGCGACCGCACCGGCGACAGGCGCGGCGTGGAGATGGTGGAGAAGACGCTCGTCTCCATGAGGCGGGGAGGCGTCTTCGACCACGTCGGGTACGGATTCCACCGCTACTCGACGGACGCCCGCTGGCTCGTCCCGCACTTCGAGAAGATGCTGTACGACCAGGCGCTGCTCGCCATGGCCTACACGGAGCTGTGGCAGATGACGGGCGACGACGCGCACCGGACGGTGGCCCGCGAGATCTACGAATACGTGGCGCGCGACCTCACGGACGCGGAGGGCGGCTTCTATTCCGCAGAAGACGCGGACAGCGAGGGGCGCGAAGGGGCGTTCTACGTGTGGACGCGGGATGAGTTCGACGAGGTGCTGTCGGCGGCGCTGGGGGAGGACGTGGCCGGCCTTGCGCGGCGCGCCTTCCGGATCGAGGCGCGCGGCAACTTCGCGGACGAGGCGTCGGGGCTCCGGACCGGCGAGAACATCCTGCACGCCGGTGAGACGCCCGCCGAGATCGCGGCGGCACTCGGGGAGGACGCCGACTACGTCGAGAAACGCCTGGAGGAGGCGCGCCGCGTCCTGTTCGAGAAGCGAACGACGCGGGAGCGCCCGCTGCTCGACGACAAGATTCTGACGGACTGGAACGGGCTCATGATCGCGGCGCTGGCGCGGAGCGGCCTCGCCTTCGGCGACGAATCGCTCGTCGGGGCGGCGGCGCGGGCGGCGGACTTCGTCCTCGGGCGGCTGCGCGACGGGGAGGGGCAGTTGCTGCACCGCTACCGGGACGGGGAATCGGCCATCTCCGCGGGCGCGGCAGACCACGCCTGCCTGATCTGGGGGCTGATCGAACTGTACGGGGCGACGTTCGACCCGCGCTGGCTTCGGGCGGCGCGCGATCTGCTGGACCCGCTCCTGGAGCGCTTCTGGGACCCCGACCGGCACGGCGTGTTCAACGTGGACGCGACGCAGACCGACGTGCCCGTCCGGCAGAAGGAGTTGTATGACGGGGCCACGCCCTCGGCCAACGCGACGACGTGGTACGTGCTCCTCCGGCTCGGGCGGCTCACGGGCGACCTCGAACTCCTGGACCGGGCGGAGGCGCTGCGCGGGGCGCTCGCCGGTCCCGTCGGCGGCGCGCCCTCCGCCCACACGATGTCGCTCGTCGCGCTCGATCTCGCCCTGGGCCCGGCGCAGGAAGTCGTAGTGACGGGAGACCCCGGCGACCCCGGCACGCGGCGCATGCTCGCCGCGCTCGCCGACCGCTACGGGCCCCGCACGGCCGTCCTCTTCAAGCCGGCGGGCACCCCGCCGGCGTCCGGCGGGCCGGTGGCGGAAGCGCTCGCGGAGATCGCGCCCTTCAGCGCCCCGCACGATCTCCTGGACGGGAAGGCGACGGCGTACGTTTGCACCGGCTTCGCGTGCCGGCGTCCCACGACCGACGTCGCGGAGATTCTGGAGCAACTCGCCGGATCGCCCCAGGACAACTGA